Proteins encoded in a region of the Rhodococcus sp. SBT000017 genome:
- a CDS encoding type II toxin-antitoxin system PemK/MazF family toxin: protein MTAAVRGQIYWCDLGHGEKPWVVVSNNVRNRNLNTVLAARVTTTPKHGIPTAVTLGSSDPLVGSILADDLVQLFDDEIAASRPAGALSPATVLELNKALAVALGLP from the coding sequence ATGACGGCCGCAGTTCGCGGGCAAATCTACTGGTGCGACCTGGGGCACGGTGAAAAGCCGTGGGTCGTGGTCTCCAACAACGTCCGCAACCGCAACCTGAACACTGTCCTTGCGGCGCGGGTGACCACAACGCCGAAACATGGCATCCCGACAGCCGTCACTCTCGGGAGTTCGGACCCACTCGTCGGATCGATTCTCGCCGATGACCTCGTCCAGCTTTTCGACGACGAGATCGCCGCGAGCAGGCCTGCCGGTGCGCTCTCCCCTGCCACTGTGCTCGAACTGAACAAGGCGCTTGCGGTCGCCCTCGGGCTTCCCTGA